Below is a window of Penaeus vannamei isolate JL-2024 chromosome 34, ASM4276789v1, whole genome shotgun sequence DNA.
ttgttttaattataacattactgatattacttTCTAAAGATTTAAGGaatagggtaaacaggtgagatcgcCAAATAACTCCTTGATAACTAAGTACGTGTAGAGCCATCCTTATGTAAACAAAGTTAAGAAACTGAAATTACAGTAGACATAGCTAGCATGGATACATGCCCACCTTACCACAATAGTAACTATAAGAAATTCTAGTTTTGATTCTAGTTTTGATTATGATCTCCATGTATACAATTTTCCATTATAGTTTTTCATTAATGGTACTCAAATCAAGTCATGGACTCAATAAGATTCCTGTTGCTAATACATCTCTCTATCTTAGGTGTTGTACGCGGGATGAATCCAAGAGGCCGTGGAATGTCCTGGGTCTTCCGTGGTGACAGTTCTCCTAGGGGTTATCGTGGGGTCTCCATGAATCCGGGACCAATGCGGTTTATAAGGGGCCGTGGACTGTATATAAGGGGTAATGGGGTGAGCAGTGGTCCAAAGGAGAGGTTCCCACCAAAGTTTGTAGaacgtggaggaagaagggacatGAATGGAGGAAGACACATCAGGGGTAGCTTTAGGTGAGAGTACTGTAGCTTTatctcatccttttctcttttattctgtaaATAGTTCATAGATGAGGATGTGTTTATCTTGAGTAGGAACATAGAGAATCATATGTATTGGCTAAAATAAGTATCTGTATTCAATAATTGAGTTGTatagagaaaagtgaagaggaaGTTACAGGATATAttatttttgaaagaaaaaatagataattaaattaaAATTTTCTCAGGTTGAGTGTTTAATACTCATACCCTTGCTTAGAATTTAACTGAGCACTGAAGTCTTCGCATTTACAGTATATGAATTTGACAGTTCTCTAACTGTCTTTGCTatataaattagttttttttccatAGTGTGTCTCATgtaaatttcatttatttatgtgtatggtgatgtatataaaagtgtgtttgtatatgtacacacacaatacatgtgtgtttatatatatgcgtgtatgtatgtgtgattgcatACACATGTGGCAGATACAAAATAAGTGTCcagttttttaaataaaatttccCATTGTAGTTTCTTTTTGTAATATCTTCTGTTTTTTCTACAGTCActcaaaaaatattattatacaaataaaaTTGATTATTTCCAAAGGTTGTAGTATTATCCTTTCATAAGGCAAAAGGAATAGTGGCTCCAGACACTGCAATTATATTGTGAAAATTATATCATCCTATTCAGACAAGAACAGAATCTGATATGTATGGTGAATTGTAGTCCCTTATAACTCATTTAACATAAAGAAATCTACATCTCACATAACACAACTTCAGAGGTAGATTAAAACCAAACCCAAAGTCTGGTTGTGAAGCTGGAACTGTTCCCTCTTTTGGTTAATCCTGTCTATCTGGTACCTTTCCATTTTCAAAGAATATTTTCATAAGCTCCAGTAGCTTAGGCAGCAGATGGAacgaaatatgtatgcatactgatggaaatacatatttattaacgACAATATGTGAGCTAAAACTAGAATGGAGGCCATAAGCATAGATTTCCACCAATGCCAAGAAATCCAGTTTCAATATATGTGTATTACAAGTCTGTCAAATAAAATGCATTTCTCATCAGAACAATTATCGTTGGTGAATCATTTAAGCAGATCCAATTAATCACCAAAATTTTATCAGCTGCTCTCAAGACCATGTCTaaaccacaaataaacaaatcaaggAATGTATCAGGGAATGCAAAAGAAAACCTCCTCATTCAGTAGAAATAATAAACTGGTATAGCCTACTGAATGGTTAAAAGTATTCTTCACATAAATTCAAATCTGTGCTTTGGTTTTTAACCTACACATGCAGTTGTACATGAGAATCTGGACATATAAAAAATGTAAGAAAGTGACAGGTACATCATATTGTTATGCACAAAATGGTTGTATGGGATTAACTTAGGTTGACATTACATACCCTTAATAACCAACAATGCCAGAgcagataaatataattatataaccgTTATCATATGTTACGTGTGATGGTCATTAATTTCTTGTTTATAGTGGACAGATTTATTCTCTAATCTCTATTTTTAACTCTTCTTTTCcccataatgattattttaaatcAGCAATCaatcacccaccctctccctttagcTCCTTTCTTCATCTACTCCCCTGTATCCTTATCtttgcccttctctctcatttcctttttctttctctttctcatactggAGTGCAGTAGGTTTACTACAAATTTCTAATGGAGTGATTAATGTAAACTACAAATGCAACACAAAATAAAACTGCCTTTTCATTCTGTTTTGCTTTACCTGACTGGGGATGAAGATGGGTTTGAAATGCCATGTATggttgtttcatttttatttcattattttatgggCTAAAATCTGACTATCAAGTAGTTTGTCTTCGGGGCAAATTCTGGAATTCAAAATACTTGAAAAATTACTACATTAATCTTAATCTGAACATTCTGGGAAAGTATCTGACTCTTGCATTACCAGCATGTTCATTGGTTGGGGACTGAGCTTTACAGCAGCTGTTGGTCTGGTGATATACATGTGCTTTGCAGTTATACAAATACAggtaatatataaattatgtccCAGATTTAGAATCAGATATTCCTTACACTTAACTGTAAAGTATCATTGTGTTATTGTGCCTCCAGATTAGTTTCAACCCAACGACATGTTATGCACTTTTCCAGGCTAACACAGGCTATTAGTTTGCCGTTTGTATCTTTCGTAGCTGTGTTGAGGAAATTTACGGTATTCAATAGCATCCAGAAGCCCCTTCGAAGATTTTCCAAACTTTCTTATATAAAAAGACGTTTTGGTGATTCAGAATTTTGCAAGAGGAGCAACGGAGTAGTGTCCAAGAACAGTATATGCCCATTGTCTGTGGATCTCTATTGGACTCCCTGTCATATTTAGAGTTCGTGCCTCCCTCTTACATCCAGATTGCCATTCTTTCCACAGCTTCTAATGGCCTCAGATGTTGATGAGGTAATTTTGTTTAAATCGTATTGCACATGTACACCAGAAAACTAAAGTAAAAGGATCTAAAACATAAACTGGAATCTGAATCTTTCGCCCACTTATTTTCAGTATTACGTACACTATTGATATGAAACTCAAGTGTAACATTTCTAAAGTTGACAACGAAATTGATTGGGCTAATCATTCGCCAATTAATGAAAACTGAAGAGCTCCCAAATGCTACAATAAGACATGAGGACCTACATCTACAAGTAGACATCTAAAAATCAATACCTCATAAGCAATTTccaccacgtttttttttttttttttttttttttgttacagtaACCATGCTATATAAATTTGATCTACAATTTAATCAGATTTCAGATCAAAGTAACGTACCACAACTTAAAGATCAATATTCTGCAATCTTGATCAAAAATCAAATTCAAATCACGAAGCATTTCTCGTAATATTCAACACTTACATCGAATCCGGGGTACCGGTCGTAGTACCTCGGGTACTGCCAGCCCAGTGAATATATTAAGATCAAGAAATGCTTTACTGACAGCTAATTTTTAGGAATAAGAATTGCAAAATCCCTAAAAATCCGACAAGACAACTGACCTAACACATTCGACTGTTTAACAGTGAATTTAAATGTGAGCTATGAAAATGGAAACTTTTGTAATTACTTTACACTTAACTATTTTACAACTTACAAGTGAGACGTAATATGAATTGAGGAAAGAACAAGacaacgtatatataaacatatatatatatatatatatatatatatatatatatatatatatatatatatatacatacatatatatatatatatatatatatatatatatatatatatatatatatatatatatNNNNNNNNNNNNNNNNNNNNNNNNNNNNNNNNNNNNNNNNNNNNNNNNNNNNNNNNNNNNNNNNNNNNNNNNNNNNNNNNNNNNNNNNNNNNNNNNNNNNNNNNNNNNNNNNNNNNNNNNNNNNNNNNNNNNNNNNNNNNNNNNNNNNNNNNNNNNNNNNNNNNNNNNNNNNNNNNNNNNNNNNNNNNNNNNNNNNNNNNNNNNNNNNNNNNNNNNNNNNNNNNNNNNNNNNNNNNNNNNNNNNNNNNNNNNNNNNNNNNNNNNNNNNNNNNNNNNNNNNNNNNNNNNNNNNNNNNNNNNNNNNNNNNNNNNNNNNNNNNNNNNNNNNNNNNNNNNNNNNNNNNNNNNNNNNNNNNNNNNNNNNNNNNNNNNNNNNNNNNNNNNNNNNNNNNNNNNNNNNNNNNNNNNNNNNNNNNNNNNNNNNNNNNNNNNNNNNNNNNNNNNNNNNNNNNNNNNNNNNNNNNNNNNNNNNNNNNNNNNNNNNNNNNNNNNNNNNNNNNTAGAGAGTGCTTGGTGAGATTTAATGATTACAAAGGTATTAAGTAGGAATTAAGGGGTGTACATATGAATGAAAGGGGTGATTGAATATGGTGGCGAGGAATGATATGCCACTAGGTttccataattattatttaagatTGTTATATTGTTGCAGATTATATGTTCTTAATTAATAAGAAAATTTATATAATTGTggattataataattgttgaaATCTAAATATGAATCCTGATCAAATCCTATTATTACTTTGATGCTTTTCTTCATGGATTGGTCACTGCAAAATGTTTTTCATGAGGACTGTGTCCCTGAGTAAAAACTTATCCTTAATTAATATGTAGTATTAAAGCAATGTGCCTTAGCTAAAAGACCAGTAAATGAATGCATTTGAATTTTATATTAACATTAACTTGTATTTTCAGATCTTGAATCATGAAGCCTGCAGCTCTAGCAGATGTTCAGGAACTTACAAAAAAAATTGAAGCTGTTTCTGATCAGATCAAGTACATGGTTATTAATGAAAAGACAATCAGAAGATATTTAAGGGCTTTCCGGAGTGTTGATGCAGCTTACGAGGCAGGTGTCAATTTCACACATATTTATAGTTTTATTCATGTCATCAGCTAGCTAAttgtattatttctgttacaactCATATTTTGCCACCACTGCTTGCATTTAAAGATTGAGTCAACAAGTGTTGAGAAGGGGTGATTTCAATTTCATGACATTGGAAAtacttttttcaaatatatattttgacactaaAATATTATACATAGTAAAACTGTAACATCTATTCTTGCACACAACtgaatgtgcatatgtgtgtacacaaataaatatgcaaacactcaaacacaaacatacatgcacatacacatgcacaagcacacccTCACCTATACCCACACCCAAAACTCCCATCCGCTacatccaacccccacccccacacacctatATCTGTCATATTTTCAAGGCTCTCtgatacatacagaaagagaaatacatgatgtattaatttaatttccttttaacAGAGAATACTAGAAACAGATGCATGGCGAGGAAAGTTTGATGTCACAGCCATTACCGCAGAATCCCCAAGCATTAAAAgagtagaaaaaacaaaaattgctGTGATCTTAAATGAACGAGACAAGAAGAAGCGACCAGTGATCTACGTTGCTGTTCGAAATCACAGCATTTACAACCGTGATGTTAATGACATGACCCAATATATTGTGTACATCCTTGTAAGTTAGTAATGAATCAAGTTATGAAGTTATTTTATATGTTGTGAATCTTCTAGACACATTGATTCTATGTAAAgccactttgtgtgtgtgtgtgtgtgtgtgtgtgtgtgtgtgtgtgtgtgtgtgtgtgtgtgtgtgtgtgtgtgtgtgtgtgtgtgtgtgtgtgtgtgtgtgtgtgtgtacatcactgGTTGATTTTCCAGAATATGAGCATGATTTCTAGGATTTCTCCCAATTTGTTTTACAACCATACTTTCTAGATTTAGTAATAGAAAATTAACAACTAGACACATTTCTATGTTCATTATTTCATCTCATTTCAATTATTACGACAACTGCTGTTTACATATAAGCACTCTCATATGATTTCTAGAATTATgttaactaataaaaaaaaaaaaaaaaaaattatactcaTTTATTATTTGTAAAACTAATTATATCAATCATTACCAGGAGGAAACTTGTAAGAGATGCATCGAGGAAGAAATGGATAACTTGTGCATTTTGTTTGACATGAAGAATTTCAGTCTTTCCTGCATGGACTACCCAATGCTTAAGACTCTGTTTGAGATCATGACAGACCACTACCCTGAAAGGCTGGGTGTTTGCTTGATTCTGAATGCACCCTTCATCTTCTCTACCTGTTGGCCCATTATCCGTGCCTGGtaagttgtgtgtatgtgtatgtatatgtatatatctgtatatgtatatctataatatgtatgtgtgtgtgtgtgtgtgtgtgtgtgtgtgtgtgtgtgtgtgtgtgtgtgtgtgtgtgtgtgtgtgtgtgtgtgtgtgtgtgtgtgaatgtgtgtgtgtgtgtgtgtgtgtgtgtgtgtgtgtgtgtatgtgtgtgtgtgtgtgtgtgtgtgtgtgtgtgtgtgtgtgtgtgtgtgtgtttgtgtgtgtgtgtgtgtgtgtgtgtgtgtgtgtgtgtgtgtgtgtaagtgtgtgtctgtatacatattatatatatgtatatatatatgtatatatatacatatatatatatatatatatatatatatatatatatatatatatatatatatatgtatacatatatgtatatatgtatatatatatatatatatatatatatatatatatatgtatatatgtatgtatatatatatatatatatatatatatatatatatatatatatctatatgtatgtatatatatatatatatatatatatatatggatatatatatatatatacatatatatatggatatatatatatatacatatatatatggatatatatatatatatatatatatatatatatatatatatatatatatatatatatatatatatggatatatatatatatggatatatatatatggatatatatatatatatatatatatatatatatatatatatatatatatatatggatatataatatatatatatatatatatatatatatatatatatatatatatatatatatatatatgcatatgtatatgcatatgtatatgcacatatatatacatatatatacatatatatatacatatatatgaacatatgtatatatacatatatatatatatatatatatatatatatatatatatatatatgtatatatatatgtatatgtatatatatatgtatatatacatatatatatacatatgcatatataaatatatatatatatatatatatatatatatatatatatatatatatatatgcatatatatatgtatatatatatatatatatatatatatatatatatatatatatatatatgcatatatatatgtatatatatatatgtatgtatgtatatatatatatatatatatatatatatatatatatatatgtatatatatatatatatatatatatatatatatgtatatatatatggatatggatatatatatatatatatatatatatatatatatatatatctatatatatatatatatatatgtatatatatatatatatatatatatatatatatatatatatatatatatatatatatatatatatatatatgcatatatatgtatatggatatggatatggatatatatatagatatatatatatacatatatatagatatatatatatatatatatatatatggatatatatatggatatatatcatatatgtatatatatatatatggatatatatatatatatggatatatttatatatatggatatattatatatatatggatatatatgtgtatatgtatatatatacatatatatatatatatatatatatatatatatatatatatatatatatatatatatatatatatatgtatatgtatatatatatatatatatatatttatatatatatatatatgtatgtatatatatatatatatacatatatatataaatatatatatatatatccatatatatatatatatccatatatatatatatatccatatatatatatatatatatatatatatatgtatttatatatatattatatatatatttatatatatacacatatatatggaagaaaaacccacaatgcacaaatctagtttgcacatatatatatatatatatatatatatatatatatatatatatatatatatatatatatatatatatatacatatgtatatatatacatgaatatatatatatatatatatatatatatatatatatatataaatatatatatatatatataataaaatatatatatatatgtatatatatatatatatatatatatatatgtaaatatatatatatgtatatatatatatatatatatatatatatatatatatatatataattatatatatatatatatatatatatatatatatatatatatatatatatatattatatatgcatccaGGATCCATTAATGCCgagaagtatgtgtatatatatgtgtgtctgttatatatatatatatatatatatatatatatatatatatatatatatatatatatatatatatatatatatatatatgtatatgtaaatgtatgtatatgtatatatatgtatgtatatatatatatatatatatatatatatatatatatatatatatatatatatatatgtatatatatatatatatatacatacatatacatacagatatatacatatatatacatatatatacatatatatatatatatatatatatatataatacacacacacacacacacacacacacacacacacacacacacatatatatatacatatacttctccCCATTAATGGATGctggatgcatatatatctatatatacatacatacatacatatttatatatatttatatatatataaatatatatatatatatatatatatatatatatatatttatttattcatttatatatatatatatatatatatatatatatatatatatatatatatatgtatatatatatatatatttatatatataaatatatatatttaaatatatatatatatataaatatatatatataaatatatatatatatatatatatatatatatatatatatatatatatatatatatatatatatatgcctatatatatgcctatatatatgcctatatatatgcctatatatatgcctatatatatgcatatatatatatatatatatatatatatatatatatatatatatatatatatatatatatatatatatatatatatatatatatatatatatatatatatatatatatatacatatatatatatatatatatatatatatatatttatatatatatgtatatatatatatatatatatatatatatatatatatacatatatatatatatacatatatatatatatatatatataaatatatatataaatatatgtatataaatataagtatataaatatatatataaatatatatatataaatatatatataatatatatatatatatatatatatatatatatatatatatggatatatatggatatatgtggatatatatggatatatatatatatatatatatatatatatatatatatggatatatatatatatatataaataatatatatatatatatatatatatatatatatatatatatatgtatatatatatatatatatatatatatatatatatatatatatatatatatatatgtacccacacacacatacacacacccacacacgcacacgcacacgcacacgcacgcacgcacgcacgcacgcacgcacgcacgcacccacacacacacacacacacacacacacacacacacacacacacacacacacacacacacacacacacacacacacacacacacacacacacacacacacacacacacacacacacacacacacacacacacatatatatacatatacttctccCCATTAATGGATGCTGGATATCTGAAGTTTTTTTCAGTTGTTTGTGTTAGTATCTGATCATTAAGAAAAATACTCCTTTTCCAGGCTCGATGAAAATACAGCCAGCAAGATACAGTTCATTAAGCAAGTAAATGACCTCAGTTCTTACATTGATCCTGGAGTCCTCCCACGTGATATGTAAGCCTTTGCAACTGCAGTgtatttttttgctctctcttttttttttacctaaaccTCTACTGTTTCCATAAACTTAAATTTTTCCTAACACATGCTTGCTGTAATGTGCTCTGTTGAAGACAATAATTAACCTCCCTCAGATTTTCTCTACCTCAATGCCTGTAAGGTAACTCATATTTACCATTTGCTTTGGTTATAATTGTCAGATGGCTGTCTATTTTCATTTTGCTAAAAAAGTAATGCAAGACTAGTTCAGGATGTACTATAGTCTCTGTGTATCATTATGGCAATTTTGGAAAGTATGCTCTTCAACATGAAATGTGAGCTATTTTTCACATGTAGTATAACATTTCAATATTTCATTTTAAGCATTTTGATTTATAAAAATGGCCAGTATTGATCCATTGTATAGTTTATTCATAACAGGTATTCTGGTTATTACCTTCTGACTAAGAATAAAGTCCAAATTAATTTTCAGACATCTTTATGGGATAAAAAGCATAGTAATTAAATTTTGGCATATCACCAAAGAGGTCACCTGCAATAAATAAATCTAACCCTCTCACTCTGGGATGACATCCCATCACGTCATGCCTGACCTTCCCACTGGGATGACGTACCATCACAATATATGCAATTGAAGCTGTTCTAAATTGTGCATGCAATACAGTTTTCTTGTTTGGCCCTGGATGGTCATTGAGACCTTCAAAGGTAGACCTATAGGTTTGTTCAACCCTTATTAGCTAAGGAAAAATTATGCCACTCctaaaaatatgtaaaacaagGTAAATCTATGCTCCTGCACTTTTAATTTTTTCATCAAGCTACATACTCCAGTATGTGATTAGGTATGGCATTGGGAGCTTCCATTCTGAAAAGGTTAATACATTTACTGATCCCATGGTTCCATGATGTTTCCCCAATGGCAAAGGTCAGTGCAGCAGAGTGAGAATCTGGATGTTTGTCGTACTCCTCAAACATTGTATATATGACCAATAAAGTTTTGTGCCATGGGTGGTACATATGGTGATGCATCAGTCTTAACAGTCTGAGCAGTGCCACATGAGCCACCTGTAGTCATAAAATCCTATGGTGGTGTACCATAGAGTAATTTCACTGAAACTAGATAAAACATAATGTTCTTTTGCAGTCATTCCTTTGCttcataataaaagaatatatgaatcCATTTTCAAGAATACTAGTTTTATGTGGTGCTGTGATTGagactttttttatttcattttcttgttaaaATTcatagttctttttttatttgtaatagcagtgtaaagaaaaaatgcattctacttttattatcactaaaaagaaatataattgaATTTCAGAGGATACTAAATTTGCCTATCTAGAATTAGAGAAAGCTATAACCTTTTTTGTAAGGTAATAATCTAACATTGCTATGAATTGAAATCTTTCAGTGTTATAATTTTTAGCAAATTCATATTTAAGCTTTCTTTGAATTAAATGTTTATAAGTCAGACATTTGGGTGTAAATACagtattatatgttttattttccatAAATAAGTTATTTTGTTAAGCATCAGAACAGTAACCATGCTTTTCCCAACCAAATATTCAATTTATTA
It encodes the following:
- the LOC113827479 gene encoding uncharacterized protein, with amino-acid sequence MKPAALADVQELTKKIEAVSDQIKYMVINEKTIRRYLRAFRSVDAAYERILETDAWRGKFDVTAITAESPSIKRVEKTKIAVILNERDKKKRPVIYVAVRNHSIYNRDVNDMTQYIVYILEETCKRCIEEEMDNLCILFDMKNFSLSCMDYPMLKTLFEIMTDHYPERLGVCLILNAPFIFSTCWPIIRAWLDENTASKIQFIKQVNDLSSYIDPGVLPRDM